The following proteins come from a genomic window of Lolium rigidum isolate FL_2022 chromosome 5, APGP_CSIRO_Lrig_0.1, whole genome shotgun sequence:
- the LOC124655988 gene encoding osmotin-like protein, with the protein MAAMAERLALVFLLAAAAVVAASAVDSKLTMHNLCPFPVYPLVTPIDGLPSIADNTIQLDGNGRGLVSFPFPATFWAGRVVARTGCTPPTSCETGTAPPMTVVQLVVHSADAGPGADLATYSVSLKDGFNVGAAVSPQFIGGGQCPVLGCPVNLNDGCPVNQRVVDKRGMVVACKGDYGYFKKRCPLTRVGDSDVEPVPQRCLAPRELKVIFCPAAI; encoded by the coding sequence ATGGCTGCAATGGCGGAGCGCCTCGCCCTCGTCTTCCTGCTCGCGGCGGCCGCCGTTGTGGCGGCATCGGCGGTGGACAGCAAGCTGACCATGCACAACCTCTGCCCCTTCCCCGTGTACCCGCTGGTCACCCCCATCGACGGCCTCCCCTCCATCGCCGACAACACCATCCAGCTCGACGGCAACGGCCGCGGGCTCGTCTCCTTCCCCTTCCCGGCCACCTTCTGGGCCGGCCGCGTGGTGGCGCGCACCGGCTGCACGCCGCCGACGAGCTGTGAGAcggggacggcgccgccgatgaCGGTGGTGCAGCTGGTCGTGCACTCGGCCGATGCCGGGCCCGGGGCGGACCTGGCCACCTACAGCGTCAGCCTCAAGGACGGGTTCAACGTGGGCGCGGCGGTGAGCCCACAGTTCATCGGCGGCGGGCAGTGCCCGGTGCTCGGCTGCCCCGTGAACCTCAACGACGGCTGCCCCGTGAACCAGCGCGTCGTCGACAAACGCGGCATGGTGGTGGCGTGCAAGGGGGACTACGGATACTTCAAGAAGCGGTGCCCGCTGACGCGGGTGGGCGACAGCGACGTGGAGCCCGTCCCGCAGAGGTGTCTCGCGCCCCGCGAGCTCAAGGTCATCTTCTGCCCGGCCGCCATCTGA